One genomic region from Phragmites australis chromosome 1, lpPhrAust1.1, whole genome shotgun sequence encodes:
- the LOC133923858 gene encoding aluminum-activated malate transporter 9-like: MNGKKGSIRIDICLPSNNVVPEGVKKPILEEVPSHRQWLRDVWEFARQDTNRVTFALKVGLACLLVSLLILFRAPYDIFGTNIIWSILTVAIMFEYTVGATFNRGFNRALGSVLAGVFAIIVIQVAMSSGHIAEPYIIGFSIFLIGGLTSFMKLWPSLVPYEYGFRVILFTYCLIIVSGYRMGNPIRIAMDRLYSIAIGGLVAVIVNAFICPIWAGEQLHKELVNNFNSLADSLEECVKKYISDDGSEHPDFSKTVMDDFPDEPAFRKCRATLNSSAKLDSLANSAKWEPPHGRFKHFFYPWAEYVKVGNVLRHCAYEVMALHGCVHSEIQAPYNLRCAFQSEILDATSQAAELLRGIAKDVNNMKWSLQTSLLKHVHVSTERLQHSIDLHSYLFTATHEDNSAKAQLKTARFVSFNLNDFTKQSDELESKVTGTTTTPSAVPMQAESYHEMMKRQQRRLHSWPSREVDDFEDDGNVVSDMIPRMRALESTTALSLVTFTSLLIEFVARLDHLVEAVEKLAKMARFKQQIAN, translated from the exons ATGAATGGAAAGAAGGGTAGTATAAGGATTGATATCTGCCTGCCATCAAACAATGTGGTGCCAGAAGGTGTAAAGAAGCCAATCCTTGAAGAAGTTCCCTCCCACAGACAGTGGCTACGTGATGTCTGGGAATTTGCAAGGCAGGACACAAACAGGGTCACCTTTGCACTCAAGGTTGGCCTTGCTTGCCTCCTTGTGTCACTGCTCATACTCTTCCGTGCACCCTATGACATCTTTGGGACTAACATCATCTGGTCCATCCTCACTGTTGCTATTATGTTCGAGTACACTGTCG GTGCAACTTTCAATCGTGGATTCAATCGGGCTCTCGGAAGTGTACTTGCTGGAGTATTTGCAATAATCGTTATTCAAGTGGCTATGTCTAGCGGCCACATTGCAGAACCATATATCATTGGTTTCAGCATCTTTCTTATTG GAGGTTTAACATCCTTTATGAAGCTATGGCCGTCACTAGTTCCATACGAGTATGGCTTTAGAGTTATCCTATTCACCTACTGCCTGATCATTGTATCGGGCTACCGCATGGGAAACCCTATCAGGATTGCGATGGACAGACTCTACTCGATTGCAATTGGAGGGCTCGTCGCTGTTATTGTAAATGCATTTATCTGCCCAATCTGGGCAGGGGAACAACTGCACAAGGAACTAGTTAACAACTTCAACTCTCTGGCAGACTCCTTAGAAG AGTGCGTCAaaaaatacataagtgacgaTGGTTCAGAACACCCAGACTTCTCCAAGACTGTCATGGATGACTTCCCCGATGAACCGGCATTCAGGAAGTGCCGAGCTACCTTAAATTCATCAGCAAAACTTGACTCGCTG GCAAACTCTGCCAAATGGGAGCCACCACATGGGAGATTCAAGCACTTCTTCTACCCATGGGCAGAGTACGTGAAGGTTGGCAATGTTCTTCGGCACTGTGCCTATGAGGTGATGGCTTTGCATGGCTGCGTACACTCAGAGATTCAG GCACCATACAACCTAAGGTGTGCCTTCCAGTCTGAGATTTTAGATGCCACTAGCCAAGCTGCGGAGCTGTTGCGCGGTATAGCAAAGGATGTAAACAACATGAAGTGGAGCCTTCAAACTAGCCTGCTGAAGCATGTCCATGTCTCGACCGAGCGTCTGCAACACTCAATTGACTTGCACTCGTACCTCTTTACAGCTACTCATGAAGACAACTCTGCCAAGGCACAATTGAAAACTGCCAGATTTGTCTCTTTTAACCTCAATGATTTCACTAAACAATCTGACGAGCTGGAAAGCAAAGTAACTGGAACCACAACTACACCATCAGCAGTGCCGATGCAAGCTGAATCTTATCATGAGATGATGAAAAGGCAGCAGAGAAGACTGCATTCATGGCCTTCTAGGGAGGTTGATGATTTTGAGGACGATGGAAATGTCGTCTCAGATATGATACCAAGGATGCGTGCACTTGAAAGCACCACAGCTCTGTCCCTTGTGACATTTACATCATTACTGATTGAATTTGTAGCTAGGCTAGATCATTTGGTTGAAGCTGTTGAGAAGCTCGCAAAGATGGCCAGGTTCAAGCAGCAGATTGCAAACTAA
- the LOC133923981 gene encoding GDT1-like protein 1, chloroplastic gives MASVASSSSCSCSTVFASSSKPFRTRTPLPSLSRRPPPRRASLPLPGHSVLRCLPKCDSGKKPPPVGGGTGLSGRKAAEPAALGGFRAASCGLAFATVAGMLMLQGSQQALAAAQFAGLQPADVLGDFGDISTGFASAFLLIFFSELGDRTFFIAALLAARSSGGVIFLGTFGALAVMTVVSVVLGRAFHYVDGIIPFSFGGTDFPVDDIAAACLLVYYGVTTLLDAASGDDEKINEEQEEAELAVSKFSGNGAGVMSTASTVATTFVLVFVAEWGDKSFFSTIALAAASSPLGVIAGSLAGHALATLIAVLGGSLLGTFLSEKIIAYIGGSLFLAFAAITIVEIVT, from the exons ATGGCCTCCGtcgcctcgtcctcctcctgctcctgctccaccgtcttcgcctcctcctccaagccCTTCCGAACAAGGACGCCTCTCCCGTCCCTGTctcgccgtccgccgccgcgccgcgccagTCTGCCGCTGCCCGGCCACTCG GTGTTGAGGTGCCTCCCGAAATGCGACTCTGGGAAGAAGCCGCCGCCTGTTGGAGGAGGCACTGGGTTGTCGGGTCGGAAGGCGGCTGAGCCGGCCGCGCTGGGCGGGTTCAGGGCCGCGTCGTGCGGACTCGCGTTCGCGACGGTTGCCGGGATGCTCATGCTCCAGGGGTCGCAGCAGGCGCTGGCTGCCGCGCAGTTCGCGGGCCTGCAGCCAGCGGACGTGCTGGGGGATTTCGGCGACATCAGTACAGGCTTTGCTTCA GCTTTCCTGTTGATCTTCTTTTCTGAGCTAGGGGACAGAACGTTTTTCATTGCG GCACTTTTAGCAGCTAGAAGTTCTGGAGGAGTCATTTTTCTTGGCACATTTGGAGCTCTTGC GGTAATGACCGTTGTATCTGTAGTTCTTGGTCGAGCATTTCACTATGTTGATGGCATCATTCCATTTAG CTTTGGTGGTACTGATTTCCCAGTTGATGACATCGCTGCTGCTTGTCTCTTG GTATATTATGGGGTTACTACATTACTTGATGCAGCTTCAGGtgatgatgaaaagatcaatgaGGAGCAAGAGGAG GCTGAGCTAGCAGTATCTAAATTCTCTGGAAATGGTGCGGGAGTCATGTCTACTGCCAGTACTGTTGCTACCacatttgttttggtttttgttgcTGAATGGGGTGATAAATCATTTTTCTCTACAATTG CACTTGCTGCTGCTTCATCCCCTCTGGGTGTCATCGCAGGATCGCTTGCTGGCCATGCCCTTGCAACATTG ATTGCAGTTCTCGGTGGCTCTTTGTTGGGAACATTCCTGTCTGAAAAG ATTATAGCATACATTGGAGGGAGCCTCTTTTTAGCTTTTGCTGCCATTACTATAGTTGAGATTGTGACTTGA